A window from Xiphophorus maculatus strain JP 163 A chromosome 17, X_maculatus-5.0-male, whole genome shotgun sequence encodes these proteins:
- the metap2 gene encoding methionine aminopeptidase 2, with protein MADVVAEQIVNQKPVHDRELNGDAEVREEADPVDEAAKKKKKKKKKSKSATTALEPEADGVVEVTKQLEKQAIEDKEKDEEGEEDGDDGENAAGKKKKKKKKKKGSKAQTDPPSVPICELYPSGVFPIGQECEYPVCQDGRSATWRMTMEERRVMDKANEEVWNDFRQAAEAHRQVRKHVRSFLKPGLTMIEICERLEDCSRKLIKENGLNAGLAFPTGCSLNHCAAHYTPNAGDATVLQYDDVCKIDFGTHINGRIIDCAFTVTFNPKYDKLLEAVQDATNTGIKNAGIDVRLCDVGEAIQEVMESYEVELDGKTYQVKPIRNLNGHSIGQYRIHAGKTVPIVKGGEATRMEEGEVYAIETFGSTGKGVVHDDMECSHYMKNFDVGHVPIRLPRAKHLLNVINENFGTLAFCRRWLDRLGESKYLMALKNLCDLGIVDPYPPLCDTKGCYTAQFEHTILLRPTCKEVVSRGDDY; from the exons ATGGCGGACGTTGTGGCGGAGCAGATAGTGAACCAGAAGCCTGTCCACGATAGGGAGCTGAACGGGGACGCCGAGGTCCGGGAAGAGGCCGACCCAGTGGACGAGgcagcaaaaaagaagaagaaaaagaagaaaaagagcaagTCTGCAACGACAG CTTTGGAGCCTGAGGCGGACGGCGTGGTGGAAGTGACTAAGCAGCTGGAGAAGCAGGCGATCGAGGACAAGGAGAAGGACGAAGAAGGCGAGGAgg aTGGAGACGACGGCGAAAACGCAGcagggaaaaagaagaagaagaaaaagaagaagaaaggat CCAAAGCTCAAACGGATCCTCCGTCTGTTCCCATCTGTGAGTTGTACCCAAGCGGCGTGTTTCCCATCGGACAGGAGTGCGAATATCCCGTCTGTCAGGACGG TCGGAGTGCGACGTGGCGTATGACCATGGAGGAGAGGCGGGTGATGGACAAAGCCAACGAGGAAGTGTGGAACGACTTCCGGCAGGCGGCCGAGGCCCACAGACAAGTTCGGAAACATGTCCGCAGCTTCCTGAAACCCGGACTCACCATGATAGAGATCTG CGAGCGCCTGGAGGATTGCTCCCGTAAGCTGATAAAGGAGAACGGGCTGAACGCCGGGCTGGCCTTCCCCACCGGCTGCTCCCTcaaccactgtgcagcccactACACCCCCAACGCGGGAGACGCCACCGTCCTGCAGTACGACGACGTCTGCAAGATCGACTTCGGCACGCACATCAACG GGAGAATCATTGACTGTGCCTTCACCGTCACGTTTAACCCAAAGTACGACAAGCTGCTGGAGGCCGTGCAGGACGCCACCAACACTGGAATCAAA AACGCCGGCATCGATGTGCGTCTGTGTGACGTCGGCGAGGCGATTCAGGAGGTGATGGAGTCCTACGAGGTGGAGCTCGACGGGAAAACATACCAAG tgAAGCCAATCAGAAACCTGAACGGTCACTCCATCGGCCAGTACAGGATACATGCTGGGAAGACGGTTCCCATCGTTAAGGGAGGCGAAGCCACCAGGATGGAG gaGGGAGAGGTTTACGCCATCGAGACGTTCGGCAGCACGGGGAAAGGCGTCGTCCACGACGACATGGAGTGCTCCCACTACATGAAGAACTTTGACGTCGGCCATGTTCCAATCAG GCTGCCGCGAGCGAAGCACCTGCTGAACGTGATCAACGAGAACTTTGGCACGCTGGCGTTCTGCCGCCGCTGGTTGGACCGCCTGGGCGAGAGCAAGTACCTGATGGCACTGAAGAACCTGTGCGACCTGGGCATTGTGGACCCCTACCCCCCGCTCTGCGACACCAAGGGCTGCTACACGGCTCAGTTCGAGCACACCATCCTGCTCCGGCCCACCTGCAAGGAGGTGGTGAGCCGAGGAGACGACTACTGA
- the LOC102217749 gene encoding hemK methyltransferase family member 2-like, whose amino-acid sequence MLFVTCSCTDVNPAAAQCTARTACCNRVALQPVITDLVQNLLPRLSGKVDVVLFNPPYVVTPSEEVGSRGVEAAWAGGERGRRVTDRFLPLVPQLLSSKGLFYLVTIAENKPEEIIGLMSQFGLEGETRLSTRAGNERLSVLRFHRNQQR is encoded by the exons ATGTTATTTGTGACTTGCAGCTGCACCGACGTGAatccagctgcagctcagtgCACAGCCAGAACCGCCTGCTGTAACCGGGTCGCCCTGCAGCCCGTCATCACAGACCTG GTGCAGAATCTTTTGCCAAGGCTTAGTGGGAAGGTGGACGTCGTCCTCTTCAATCCTCCATATGTGGTCACTCCATCAGAAGAG GTGGGCAGCAGAGGTGTAGAGGCGGCGTGGGCCGGAGGAGAGCGAGGCAGACGGGTCACCGACAGGTTCCTCCCTCTGGTTCCTCAGCTGCTCTCCAGTAAAGGCCTGTTTTACCTGGTCACCATCGCCGAGAACAAGCCAG AGGAGATTATCGGGTTAATGAGCCAGTTTGGGCTGGAAGGAGAGACCCGCCTGTCAACCAGAGCTGGGAATGAGAGGTTGTCGGTCCTGCGTTTCCATAGAAACCAGCAGAGGTGA